DNA sequence from the Deltaproteobacteria bacterium genome:
TGCCTTTCTCTCATCGTCACATCTTGATTTCGACAACGGCACGCAGTCGGGCAATGCCATGATCCATTACTATGTCAAAGAAATTGAGCCCGGTTCCCATGCGCTTTTTCGAAAGGATACCCTCTTCCGGTGGGAAGAGGAGAAGACCTTCGAACGTGAAGGAGGGTACATGGTGTGCGACAGGCTCGAGTCCCTGGCGTTCCTGTTCTATGGCAGCGATGGTGAGGAATATGAAACATGGGATTCCGACGAGAACCGGGAACAGGAGAAAAACAAGGCGCCGGCGGTCGTGCGGATAGATCTGGCCTTCACGGGGCCGGGAGAGGAAGTCGAACCGTACCGGTTCAGGACGGGTGTATATATCCCCATGATGGGGGGAAAATGAAGGATTTCATTGGAAATGACCGCGGTATAGCGCTGGTCATCGTGATCCTTTTGGTCGCCGTCATCGTCGCGGTGACGATACAGCTCAACCGTGCCACCAGGACGGAGGTGACGGACGCCGCGAACCTGCGGGACGGTGTTACTCTCCTGTACATCGCCAAATCAGGGTATAACGGGGGAACGGCCTTTCTGCGTCAGGACACGAACGAATATGATTCCCTTACCGAGGACTGGGCCAGGTCTTCCCTGCTCTCGGCGTCATCGAGCGTCCTTTTCGATGAGGGGTACTTTATTCTGCTCATTGAGGATGAATCGAGAAAGATACCGATCAACAGGCTGGTAAGCGCAAATGAGTATAATCCGCTCATTGAGGACCTGCTGATGCGGTTCCTGATGCTTCCCGAGTTCGAACTGACCCAGCAGGAT
Encoded proteins:
- a CDS encoding prepilin-type N-terminal cleavage/methylation domain-containing protein; protein product: MIDMRAEGQSGFTLMEIMIAILILGTVLTTVYAAYTGTLRIVKETQHADETYDMARMTLKLMTEDLASVQSCRGVFIFHSLSSDIADADFTELAFLSSSHLDFDNGTQSGNAMIHYYVKEIEPGSHALFRKDTLFRWEEEKTFEREGGYMVCDRLESLAFLFYGSDGEEYETWDSDENREQEKNKAPAVVRIDLAFTGPGEEVEPYRFRTGVYIPMMGGK